The following proteins are co-located in the Lepisosteus oculatus isolate fLepOcu1 chromosome 9, fLepOcu1.hap2, whole genome shotgun sequence genome:
- the LOC102690622 gene encoding DEP domain-containing protein 1A isoform X1, with amino-acid sequence MDFQESRIVTPGPYRATKLWNEVTKLFRAGMPLKKHRQHFRVHGNCFTAAAAVDWLHELLRNNSNFGPEVTRQQTVQLLRKFLKNHVIEDVKGRWGSEDLEDNSQLFRFPPTSPLKTIPYRPSFMRKKAASVSIKERESFFKFSNFYRRSSKKFDETQENIDPLNKEELTDVPESVQIHSREITQEDIHEVWRNITLTHLQKSLGLTSLEDVLDPAQVNPGHIVYNMTNVNKHGVVTLQDKTGDLPHWVLSAMKCLANWPKYDSSQPSYPGFERDVFKTVSDYFINLPQPLLTFEYYELFVNILVLCGYIMVPKTQRGKRKSQEEPNYPQPAKTQHLHDANLFKSTECLLLSLIRKGSLEESESPMKEVFSSNLEAKQLAQLKGCAKKILKCNEADRRSSACDIIGGSCQNLAQFKSSETMPVKFRPRCYSMEGIMDISGDAGPRHLFKSEESLTSCSSSGSTFSSSLRKTGSPFDIHSKAPRQEPIYISIPSCSTKELKKGIELCSSQSASNEAPIPLEVQSIKRRHMSRSNSVGNCTGLGSIKEISSSYSINAPVAEITMKPDFSSCIGLRRPSVLNLVAKKDGQKSAHVSRRCQSSMELCEKLSSTSVSTFARPPSPEQSLLQPQLERVAIEALQLCTLLLPPSNRRQLQLLMRMISRMSQNVDMPRLHDVIGTRTLMVHTFSRCVLCCQEEVDLDELLATRLVSFLMDHHQEILQVPGYLLSAVQDHIDYMRKVQITYPGESVSATLPTYSFCRQITCQEFEEQKLSVSQAAIADLLESLIKDKNLCVKEKKKKLKQFQKEYPDIYSRRFPTTESEAQLFVDKPKIKPPMLLNMKKSKTFGLRN; translated from the exons ATGGATTTTCAGGAATCTCGCATCGTCACTCCAGGCCCTTACAGGGCTACGAAATTG TGGAATGAGGTCACAAAGCTTTTCAGAGCGGGGATGCCTTTGAAAAAGCACCGCCAGCATTTCAGAGTGCATGGAAACTGTTTCactgcagcagcagctgtggACTGGTTACACGAGCTCCTCCGAAACAATAGCAATTTTGGCCCGGAGGTAACCAGGCAACAGACCGTCCAGCTGCTCAGGAAGTTCCTAAAGAACCATGTGATCGAAGATGTCAAGGGGAGATGGGGATCAGAAGACCTGGAGGACAACAGTCAGCTCTTCAG GTTTCCCCCAACATCTCCTTTGAAGACTATTCCATATCGTCCTTCATTTATGAGAAAGAAAGCAGCAAGTGTGTCAATCAAGGAAAGAGAGAGCTTTTTTAAGTTCTCCAATTTTTATCGACGAAGTTCTAAGAAATTTGATGAAACACAG GAAAATATTGATCCCTTAAACAAAGAAGAGCTCACCGATGTTCCAGAAAGTGTACAGATTCATAGCCGGGAGATAACACAAGAAGACATTCATGAAGTTTGGAGGAATATTACTCTAACACA tttgcaGAAATCATTGGGCTTGACTTCACTGGAAGATGTGTTGGATCCAGCGCAAGTCAATCCAGGACACATTGTCTACAACATGACTAATGTCAACAAGCACGGAGTGGTCACATTGCAAGACAAGAcag GGGACCTGCCCCACTGGGTTTTGTCTGCTATGAAGTGCTTGGCAAACT GGCCAAAGTATGACTCCAGCCAGCCATCCTACCCTGGGTTTGAGAGGGATGTTTTTAAAACGGTTTCAGATTATTTTATAAATCTTCCTCAGCCACTCCTGACATTTGAATACTATGAATTATTTGTGAACATTTTAG TTTTGTGCGGCTACATCATGGTCCCAAAAACACAACGAGGGAAACGTAAAAGCCAAGAGGAACCCAACTATCCTCAGCCGGCCAAAACTCAGCATTTACATGATGCCAATCTGTTCAAGTCCACAGAGTGCCTCTTGCTAAGCTTAATCCGTAAGGGATCTTTAGAGGAAAGTGAATCACCAATGAAAGAGGTGTTCTCTTCTAATTTGGAGGCCAAACAACTCGCACAGCTAAAAGGCTGTGCAAAGAAAATACTGAAGTGCAACGAAGCTGACAGAAGATCCAGTGCCTGTGACATTATAGGAGGCAGTTGTCAGAACCTTGCGCAGTTTAAGAGTAGTGAAACCATGCCAGTCAAGTTTAGACCAAGGTGCTATTCTATGGAAGGAATTATGGATATTTCAGGTGATGCTGGCCCCAGACATCTCTTCAAATCGGAGGAAAGCCTGACATCTTGCAGCAGCAGTGGCAGTACTTTCAGTAGCTCATTGCGTAAAACTGGCTCTCCGTTTGACATTCATTCCAAAGCTCCACGGCAAGAACCTATTTACATATCGATCCCTTCATGTTCCacgaaagaattaaaaaaaggtatTGAACTTTGTAGCAGCCAGTCAGCCAGCAATGAGGCGCCAATTCCCCTGGAAGTTCAGTCTATAAAAAGACGCCACATGAGTAGGTCTAACAGTGTTGGAAATTGTACTGGTCTTGGAAGCATCAAAGAGATATCTAGTAGTTATAGCATCAATGCTCCTGTGGCTGAAATTACAATGAAACCAGATTTCTCCTCCTGCATTGGGCTGAGAAGACCCAGCGTATTAAATTTGGTCGCCAAGAAAGATGGTCAGAAAAGTGCACATGTGAGCAGACGCTGCCAAAGCTCTATGGAACTCTGTGAAAAGCTGTCTTCTACCTCTGTGTCCACTTTTGCACGTCCCCCAAGCCCTGAGCAAA GCTTGCTGCAGCCCCAGCTGGAGAGGGTTGCAATAGAAGCCCTACAGCTGTGTACTCTTCTGCTGCCTCCAAGCAACCGGCGCCAACTTCAGCTGCTCATGCGCATGATCTCTCGAATGAGTCAGAATGTGGACATGCCACGTCTCCATGATGTGATAGGGACAAGGACATTG ATGGTGCACACATTCTCCCGTTGTGTGCTGTGCTGCCAAGAAGAGGTAGACCTTGATGAGCTCCTGGCCACAAGACTGGTCTCCTTTTTAATGGATCATCACCAAGAGATTCTTCAAGTCCCAGGGTACCTGCTGAGTGCTGTTCAGGACCATATTGACTATATGCGAAAAGTTCAG ATAACATACCCAGGGGAAAGTGTCAGTGCCACTCTGCCAACCTACTCCTTCTGCAGGCAAATCACCTGCCAGGAGTTTGAAGAGCAGAAGCTATCCGTCTCACAGGCTGCTATTGCCGATCTGCTGGAAAGCCTCATCAAGGATAAAAACCTGTgtgtgaaggaaaagaaaaagaagcttAAACAG TTTCAGAAAGAGTATCCAGATATCTACAGCCGTCGCTTCCCGACCACAGAAAGTGAGGCCCAGCTCTTTGTTGATAAGCCAAAGATAAAGCCACCGATGCTGTTAAATATGAAGAAATCCAAAACATTTGGCCTAAGAAActga
- the LOC102690622 gene encoding DEP domain-containing protein 1A isoform X2 gives MDFQESRIVTPGPYRATKLWNEVTKLFRAGMPLKKHRQHFRVHGNCFTAAAAVDWLHELLRNNSNFGPEVTRQQTVQLLRKFLKNHVIEDVKGRWGSEDLEDNSQLFRFPPTSPLKTIPYRPSFMRKKAASVSIKERESFFKFSNFYRRSSKKFDETQENIDPLNKEELTDVPESVQIHSREITQEDIHEVWRNITLTHLQKSLGLTSLEDVLDPAQVNPGHIVYNMTNVNKHGVVTLQDKTGDLPHWVLSAMKCLANWPKYDSSQPSYPGFERDVFKTVSDYFINLPQPLLTFEYYELFVNILGLLQPQLERVAIEALQLCTLLLPPSNRRQLQLLMRMISRMSQNVDMPRLHDVIGTRTLMVHTFSRCVLCCQEEVDLDELLATRLVSFLMDHHQEILQVPGYLLSAVQDHIDYMRKVQITYPGESVSATLPTYSFCRQITCQEFEEQKLSVSQAAIADLLESLIKDKNLCVKEKKKKLKQFQKEYPDIYSRRFPTTESEAQLFVDKPKIKPPMLLNMKKSKTFGLRN, from the exons ATGGATTTTCAGGAATCTCGCATCGTCACTCCAGGCCCTTACAGGGCTACGAAATTG TGGAATGAGGTCACAAAGCTTTTCAGAGCGGGGATGCCTTTGAAAAAGCACCGCCAGCATTTCAGAGTGCATGGAAACTGTTTCactgcagcagcagctgtggACTGGTTACACGAGCTCCTCCGAAACAATAGCAATTTTGGCCCGGAGGTAACCAGGCAACAGACCGTCCAGCTGCTCAGGAAGTTCCTAAAGAACCATGTGATCGAAGATGTCAAGGGGAGATGGGGATCAGAAGACCTGGAGGACAACAGTCAGCTCTTCAG GTTTCCCCCAACATCTCCTTTGAAGACTATTCCATATCGTCCTTCATTTATGAGAAAGAAAGCAGCAAGTGTGTCAATCAAGGAAAGAGAGAGCTTTTTTAAGTTCTCCAATTTTTATCGACGAAGTTCTAAGAAATTTGATGAAACACAG GAAAATATTGATCCCTTAAACAAAGAAGAGCTCACCGATGTTCCAGAAAGTGTACAGATTCATAGCCGGGAGATAACACAAGAAGACATTCATGAAGTTTGGAGGAATATTACTCTAACACA tttgcaGAAATCATTGGGCTTGACTTCACTGGAAGATGTGTTGGATCCAGCGCAAGTCAATCCAGGACACATTGTCTACAACATGACTAATGTCAACAAGCACGGAGTGGTCACATTGCAAGACAAGAcag GGGACCTGCCCCACTGGGTTTTGTCTGCTATGAAGTGCTTGGCAAACT GGCCAAAGTATGACTCCAGCCAGCCATCCTACCCTGGGTTTGAGAGGGATGTTTTTAAAACGGTTTCAGATTATTTTATAAATCTTCCTCAGCCACTCCTGACATTTGAATACTATGAATTATTTGTGAACATTTTAG GCTTGCTGCAGCCCCAGCTGGAGAGGGTTGCAATAGAAGCCCTACAGCTGTGTACTCTTCTGCTGCCTCCAAGCAACCGGCGCCAACTTCAGCTGCTCATGCGCATGATCTCTCGAATGAGTCAGAATGTGGACATGCCACGTCTCCATGATGTGATAGGGACAAGGACATTG ATGGTGCACACATTCTCCCGTTGTGTGCTGTGCTGCCAAGAAGAGGTAGACCTTGATGAGCTCCTGGCCACAAGACTGGTCTCCTTTTTAATGGATCATCACCAAGAGATTCTTCAAGTCCCAGGGTACCTGCTGAGTGCTGTTCAGGACCATATTGACTATATGCGAAAAGTTCAG ATAACATACCCAGGGGAAAGTGTCAGTGCCACTCTGCCAACCTACTCCTTCTGCAGGCAAATCACCTGCCAGGAGTTTGAAGAGCAGAAGCTATCCGTCTCACAGGCTGCTATTGCCGATCTGCTGGAAAGCCTCATCAAGGATAAAAACCTGTgtgtgaaggaaaagaaaaagaagcttAAACAG TTTCAGAAAGAGTATCCAGATATCTACAGCCGTCGCTTCCCGACCACAGAAAGTGAGGCCCAGCTCTTTGTTGATAAGCCAAAGATAAAGCCACCGATGCTGTTAAATATGAAGAAATCCAAAACATTTGGCCTAAGAAActga